From the genome of Nicotiana sylvestris chromosome 2, ASM39365v2, whole genome shotgun sequence, one region includes:
- the LOC104215943 gene encoding ferredoxin-thioredoxin reductase catalytic chain, chloroplastic, with protein sequence MTTLQASTSYSVGFGISSFATLPKSSSRRYVTVAKMEPSEKSVEIMRKFSEQYARRSGTYFCMDKGVTSVVIKGLAEHKDTLGAPLCPCRHYDDKAAEAQQGFWNCPCVPMRER encoded by the exons ATGACAACTCTTCAAGCATCCACCTCCTACAGCGTCGGCTTCGGGATTTCATCTTTCGCTACTCTTCCTAAGTCTTCTTCTCGTCGCTACGTCACCGTAGCTAAAA TGGAACCATCAGAGAAATCTGTCGAAATCATGAGGAAATTCTCGGAGCAGTATGCTCGCAGGTCAGGAACATATTTCTGCATGGACAAAGGCGTAACTTCTGTGGTCATCAAG GGATTGGCAGAGCACAAGGATACATTGGGTGCGCCACTCTGCCCCTGCAG GCATTATGACGACAAAGCTGCAGAAGCACAGCAGGGCTTCTGGAATTGTCCGTGTGTACCAATGAGAGAGAGGTAA